Proteins co-encoded in one Methanobrevibacter gottschalkii DSM 11977 genomic window:
- a CDS encoding barstar family protein: MLIDGKLIKTEGHDYLIKILNLPDYYGKNLDALYDCLCEMDCEIQLINPKYVNKDIIDTFLDASIENEFLKFEILY; the protein is encoded by the coding sequence ATGCTAATTGATGGTAAATTGATTAAAACAGAGGGGCATGATTATTTAATAAAAATATTAAATCTGCCGGACTATTATGGTAAAAATTTAGATGCACTTTATGATTGTTTGTGTGAAATGGATTGTGAAATTCAATTAATTAATCCAAAATATGTTAATAAGGATATTATTGATACTTTTTTGGATGCATCTATCGAAAACGAATTTCTAAAATTTGAAATATTATATTAA
- the rfbC gene encoding dTDP-4-dehydrorhamnose 3,5-epimerase has translation MGKFNFIETGIEEMFVVEPAIFEDNRGYFMETYNEKDFKDAGHDLTFVQDNQSKSRKGVLRGLHLQVKYPQGKLVRVINGEVFDVGVDLRANSPTYGKWFGTILSDKNKKQLFIPPKFAHGFLVLSDEAEFVYKCTEFYHGEDESGIKWDDEDIAIDWPLNDIDEIILSDKDKKWLGFKESQIKYK, from the coding sequence ATGGGAAAGTTTAATTTTATAGAAACTGGTATTGAGGAAATGTTTGTAGTAGAACCTGCAATCTTTGAAGATAATAGAGGATATTTTATGGAAACATACAATGAAAAAGATTTTAAGGATGCGGGACATGATTTGACCTTTGTTCAGGATAATCAATCAAAATCAAGAAAAGGAGTTTTAAGAGGCTTGCACCTACAAGTTAAATATCCTCAAGGAAAATTAGTTCGTGTTATCAATGGTGAAGTATTTGATGTTGGAGTAGATTTAAGAGCTAATTCCCCCACTTATGGTAAATGGTTTGGAACTATCCTATCTGATAAAAATAAAAAGCAGTTATTCATCCCACCAAAATTTGCTCATGGATTTTTAGTATTATCCGATGAAGCCGAATTTGTATATAAATGTACAGAATTTTACCATGGTGAAGATGAAAGTGGAATTAAATGGGATGATGAAGATATAGCTATTGATTGGCCATTGAATGATATTGATGAGATAATTTTATCTGATAAGGATAAGAAATGGTTAGGCTTTAAAGAATCTCAAATTAAATATAAGTGA
- the rfbD gene encoding dTDP-4-dehydrorhamnose reductase: protein MKILITGSNGMLGYDLQEVLRRTHELILTTSETLDITDKKHTMEFISNKKPDIVINSAAYTDVDGCEENQDIAYTVNSEGVKNLAIACKEIDCPLVHISTDYVFNGKSDKPWIEEDNVDPISVYGKSKLRGEKYILEILDKFFIVRTAWLYGINGRNFPKTILELAKNHSEITVVYDEIGTPTYTQDLAKAISELIKTDFYGIYHLTNSGSCSWCEFARYIFEVANVDVKVIPVTASEFARSASRPNYSVLKNKNWIKNGFNPLRNYKEAIKEYIELII, encoded by the coding sequence ATGAAGATTTTAATAACTGGTTCTAATGGGATGCTGGGTTATGATTTGCAGGAAGTTTTAAGGAGGACTCATGAATTAATACTTACAACTTCTGAAACATTAGATATCACTGATAAAAAACATACAATGGAGTTTATTTCAAATAAAAAGCCGGACATTGTTATAAATTCAGCAGCATATACTGATGTTGATGGTTGTGAGGAAAATCAAGATATTGCTTATACTGTAAATAGTGAAGGAGTTAAGAATCTTGCTATTGCATGTAAGGAGATTGATTGTCCTCTTGTTCATATAAGTACTGATTATGTTTTCAATGGTAAAAGTGATAAACCATGGATTGAGGAGGATAATGTTGATCCAATAAGTGTTTATGGTAAAAGTAAACTTAGGGGAGAAAAATATATTCTTGAAATCCTTGATAAATTCTTTATTGTAAGGACTGCATGGTTATATGGTATTAATGGCCGAAATTTTCCTAAAACAATACTTGAACTTGCAAAAAATCATTCTGAAATTACTGTTGTTTATGATGAAATAGGAACACCTACATATACTCAAGATTTAGCTAAAGCTATTTCTGAATTAATAAAAACTGATTTTTATGGTATTTATCATTTAACTAATTCCGGAAGTTGCTCTTGGTGTGAGTTTGCAAGATATATATTTGAAGTGGCCAATGTTGATGTCAAAGTGATTCCAGTTACCGCATCTGAATTTGCTCGTTCTGCTTCACGTCCAAATTATTCAGTATTGAAAAATAAAAACTGGATTAAAAATGGATTTAATCCACTTAGAAATTATAAAGAAGCTATTAAAGAATATATTGAGTTAATCATATGA
- the rfbA gene encoding glucose-1-phosphate thymidylyltransferase RfbA, with amino-acid sequence MKGIVLAGGSGTRLYPITKAVSKQLLPLYDKPMIYYPISVLMLAGIKEILIISTPRDLPMYKDLLGSGASFGIKLSYAIQENPNGLAEAFIIGEDFIGNDNVALILGDNIFHGHRFTEILERATKLDEGAIIFGYYTNNPEAFGVVEFDDNWNVLSVEEKPKNPKSNYIVPGLYFYDNDVIEIAKNVKPSDRGEVEITSVNGEYLKRGKLKVELLGRGMAWLDTGTHEGLLEAANFIETIQKRQGLYIACLEEIAYLKGYINKKQLLKTAEELKKTDYGQYLFNLAKM; translated from the coding sequence ATGAAAGGTATAGTGCTTGCAGGTGGTTCTGGAACTCGTCTTTATCCTATCACAAAAGCAGTTTCAAAACAATTATTGCCGTTATATGACAAACCAATGATTTATTATCCTATATCTGTACTGATGCTTGCAGGAATTAAGGAAATATTGATTATTTCAACTCCTCGGGATTTACCAATGTATAAAGACCTTTTAGGTAGTGGAGCAAGTTTTGGAATTAAATTATCTTATGCTATTCAAGAAAATCCTAATGGCCTTGCAGAAGCGTTTATAATAGGTGAAGATTTCATTGGAAATGATAATGTTGCTTTAATTTTAGGAGACAATATATTTCATGGTCATAGATTTACAGAAATTCTTGAAAGAGCAACTAAACTGGATGAAGGTGCAATAATATTCGGTTATTACACAAATAATCCAGAAGCTTTTGGTGTTGTTGAATTTGATGATAATTGGAATGTACTTTCTGTTGAGGAAAAACCAAAAAATCCTAAATCAAATTATATTGTTCCGGGTCTTTATTTTTATGATAATGATGTTATAGAAATAGCAAAAAATGTTAAACCTTCTGACAGAGGAGAAGTTGAGATTACTTCTGTTAATGGGGAGTATTTAAAACGTGGAAAACTTAAAGTTGAACTTTTAGGAAGAGGTATGGCTTGGCTTGATACCGGAACTCATGAAGGACTTTTAGAAGCAGCAAATTTTATTGAAACAATTCAAAAAAGGCAGGGATTATATATTGCTTGTCTTGAAGAAATTGCCTATCTCAAAGGATATATTAATAAAAAACAATTGTTAAAGACAGCTGAGGAACTTAAAAAAACAGATTATGGTCAATATTTATTTAATTTAGCTAAAATGTGA
- a CDS encoding CDP-glycerol glycerophosphotransferase family protein → MRYFKHRIYGALFKLFKDTIIKKNRVSFIVDSKESFKGNLDYIQKEFENRGNFEFHYFYKNKLSIGSFRKLSSSKFIFLNDNFFPLAFMEFHPETTIVQLWHAPGASKKFGGSVDIQNREILEKISKNTDYLITTSVNIKDYYSEAFQMPLNKIKSLGIPRIDYYFENHDVNTLKSNFLNKYNISSNKKILLYAPTFRDEEKYNNVFNYLNLEEFNENLGDEYILALRLHPKIENFYKNDISDNGNYIDVSDYESEQELMLISDILITDYSSIMIEFATLNKPIIFFTYDLDSYLSNERGFYYDFKKTVPGPIVHTSQELIDVIKKNEFDKSKISEFLNTQFDLIDGDSSKRIVDFLLK, encoded by the coding sequence ATGAGATATTTTAAACATAGAATTTATGGTGCTTTATTTAAATTATTCAAAGACACCATTATTAAAAAAAACAGAGTTTCATTTATTGTCGATTCAAAGGAATCATTTAAAGGTAATTTGGATTATATTCAAAAAGAATTTGAAAATAGAGGGAACTTTGAATTTCATTATTTTTACAAGAATAAACTTTCTATAGGTAGTTTTAGGAAATTATCAAGTTCTAAATTTATATTTTTAAATGATAACTTTTTTCCATTAGCTTTCATGGAATTTCATCCCGAAACCACAATTGTTCAATTATGGCATGCTCCAGGGGCTTCTAAAAAATTTGGGGGGTCTGTTGATATTCAAAACAGGGAAATCCTTGAGAAAATTTCTAAAAATACTGACTATTTGATTACTACTTCAGTCAATATTAAAGATTATTATTCTGAAGCTTTTCAAATGCCTTTAAATAAGATTAAATCACTAGGTATTCCTCGTATTGATTATTATTTTGAAAATCATGATGTCAATACTTTAAAATCAAATTTTCTTAATAAATATAATATTTCATCAAATAAAAAAATACTTCTCTATGCTCCAACATTTAGGGATGAAGAAAAATACAATAACGTATTCAATTACTTGAATTTGGAGGAATTTAATGAAAATTTAGGTGATGAATATATTTTGGCTTTAAGACTTCATCCAAAAATTGAGAATTTTTATAAAAATGATATTTCGGATAATGGTAACTACATTGATGTAAGTGATTATGAAAGTGAGCAGGAATTAATGTTAATTAGTGATATATTAATAACTGATTATTCCTCTATAATGATTGAATTTGCCACTTTAAATAAACCTATAATCTTTTTTACATACGATTTAGATAGTTATTTGTCTAATGAACGTGGTTTTTATTATGATTTTAAAAAAACTGTCCCCGGTCCAATTGTTCATACTTCACAAGAATTAATCGATGTAATTAAAAAAAATGAATTTGATAAAAGTAAGATTTCTGAATTTCTTAACACCCAATTTGATTTAATAGATGGTGATTCATCTAAAAGAATTGTTGATTTTCTATTAAAATAA
- a CDS encoding ribonuclease domain-containing protein, giving the protein MNKKLILIIASIVALFSIASVSAGFFDFLHWDDDSDNINVVEDGQYCTVNQVSAYIKEFHKLPSNYITKKEAQSLGWHGGPLKKYAPGKSIGGDTFTNRQHILPDSDYKYIECDINANGTFRGAERIVYNTGNYKVYYTDDHYNTFTEV; this is encoded by the coding sequence ATGAATAAAAAATTAATTTTAATAATTGCATCTATTGTCGCATTGTTTAGTATCGCCTCTGTAAGTGCGGGATTTTTTGATTTCTTACATTGGGATGACGATTCAGATAATATTAATGTAGTTGAGGATGGCCAATATTGCACAGTGAATCAGGTTTCAGCTTATATTAAAGAATTTCATAAACTTCCAAGTAATTATATAACTAAAAAAGAGGCTCAAAGTTTAGGTTGGCATGGCGGGCCACTTAAAAAATACGCTCCAGGAAAAAGTATAGGTGGAGATACATTTACTAATAGGCAGCATATACTTCCAGATAGTGATTATAAATACATTGAATGTGATATAAATGCTAATGGAACATTTCGTGGTGCTGAAAGGATTGTTTACAATACTGGCAACTATAAAGTATACTATACTGATGATCATTACAACACATTTACAGAGGTATAA
- a CDS encoding undecaprenyl-phosphate glucose phosphotransferase: protein MIKENQKLLNFSLVLIDVIVIGLALLCSLWLRFKTTLFGPIGGHLGFFNYLLFFTFAVIPVYLILYFAFGLYKPRRTYKNIFSEATQLIKVNILAFITLVSILFIINQPDFSRIMLILLAIIASFFGIIERFTIRTILRKMRINNRNIKHILIVGDNELAFSFARKIRENPYLGFVVSGFLGRSEHIGREIDGCSVIGSFEDIDKILDKNRFDRVVLAIPLKYYYKINDLVESCERVGIKAEIIPDYIRYFPAQPSVDMIEDIPIINIRYVPLDDDFNKFLKYLSDYIISIIAIIITSPIMVVTAIAIKLSSNGPIIFKQERIGYNSKPFMMYKFRSMKVQDPSEEKAEWTTKDDPRKTKVGQFIRKTSIDELPQFFNVLKGDMSVVGPRPERPYFVDQFKETVPKYMVKHQVKPGLTGWAQIHGCRGDTSIKKRIEYDIEYVENWHMGLDLAIMIKTALKKNPNAY from the coding sequence ATGATTAAAGAGAATCAAAAATTATTAAATTTTTCATTGGTATTGATTGATGTTATTGTCATTGGACTGGCTCTTTTATGCTCTTTATGGTTAAGATTTAAAACTACTCTATTTGGTCCAATTGGAGGACATTTAGGCTTTTTTAACTATCTTTTATTCTTTACATTTGCCGTTATACCTGTTTATTTAATTTTATATTTTGCATTTGGTCTTTATAAACCGCGTAGAACTTATAAAAACATTTTTTCAGAAGCAACACAACTTATTAAAGTAAATATATTGGCATTTATTACATTAGTTTCTATTTTATTTATTATAAACCAACCTGATTTTTCAAGAATAATGTTAATTTTATTAGCCATTATTGCTTCATTTTTTGGAATAATTGAAAGATTTACAATTAGAACTATTTTAAGGAAAATGCGTATTAATAATCGTAATATTAAGCATATTCTTATTGTTGGGGATAATGAATTAGCTTTTAGCTTTGCTCGTAAAATTCGTGAAAACCCATATTTGGGATTTGTTGTAAGTGGCTTTTTAGGGCGTTCAGAGCATATAGGTCGTGAAATAGATGGGTGCAGTGTCATCGGATCATTTGAAGATATTGATAAAATTCTTGATAAAAACAGATTTGATAGGGTTGTTTTGGCTATTCCTTTAAAATATTATTATAAAATCAATGACCTTGTGGAGAGTTGTGAAAGGGTTGGAATTAAAGCGGAAATTATTCCTGATTATATTAGGTACTTCCCAGCTCAACCTTCTGTGGACATGATTGAGGACATACCTATTATTAACATAAGATATGTTCCTTTAGATGATGATTTTAATAAGTTCTTAAAATATCTTTCTGATTATATTATTTCCATAATTGCAATTATTATTACATCTCCTATAATGGTAGTTACTGCAATTGCAATCAAATTATCTTCTAATGGTCCAATTATATTTAAACAGGAAAGAATAGGTTACAACAGTAAACCCTTCATGATGTATAAATTCCGTAGTATGAAAGTTCAGGATCCCAGTGAAGAAAAAGCTGAATGGACAACAAAAGATGACCCTAGAAAAACTAAAGTAGGACAATTTATAAGAAAAACTAGTATTGATGAATTACCTCAATTTTTCAATGTGTTGAAAGGGGATATGAGTGTTGTAGGTCCTAGACCTGAAAGACCATATTTTGTTGATCAATTTAAAGAAACTGTTCCAAAATATATGGTTAAACATCAAGTTAAACCTGGATTAACTGGCTGGGCTCAAATTCATGGTTGTCGTGGAGACACTTCTATTAAAAAACGTATTGAATATGATATTGAATATGTAGAAAATTGGCACATGGGTTTAGATTTAGCAATAATGATTAAAACCGCATTAAAGAAAAACCCTAATGCATATTAA
- the rfbB gene encoding dTDP-glucose 4,6-dehydratase, protein MSKILVTGGAGFIGSNFVRYMVNKYSEYEIVNLDALTYCGNLENLKDIEKNDNYSFVKGDIRDKNIVDDLVQQCDYVINFAAESHVDRSITDPEIFIKSNVLGTQVLLNAAKKYGVDKYIQISTDEVYGTLGKTGYFKENTPLQPNSPYSASKAGGDLITRAYSETFDLPINITRCSNNYGPYQFPEKLIPLMISNALEDKKLPVYGDGKNIRDWLHVYDHCRAIDLVLHEGKLGEVYNIGGNNEKQNLEIVKLILNQLNKDESLIKFVKDRLGHDRRYAIDSNKIQEELGWSPKYTFEIGIKETIQWYLDNQEWTSKVKSGQYKDYYNKMYSGR, encoded by the coding sequence ATGTCAAAAATACTTGTTACTGGTGGAGCAGGATTTATTGGAAGTAATTTTGTTAGGTATATGGTTAATAAATACTCTGAATATGAAATTGTTAACTTGGATGCTTTAACATACTGCGGAAACCTTGAAAATTTAAAAGATATCGAAAAAAATGATAATTATTCATTTGTTAAAGGCGATATTAGGGATAAGAACATCGTTGATGATTTAGTTCAACAATGTGATTATGTTATTAATTTTGCAGCTGAAAGTCATGTAGATAGGAGTATAACCGACCCTGAAATATTTATTAAGTCAAATGTTTTAGGAACACAAGTTCTATTAAATGCTGCTAAAAAATATGGTGTTGATAAATACATACAAATTTCAACTGATGAAGTTTATGGTACTCTTGGAAAAACAGGATATTTTAAAGAAAATACTCCTTTACAACCTAATAGTCCTTATTCGGCTTCAAAGGCTGGTGGAGATTTAATTACTCGTGCTTATAGTGAAACATTTGATTTGCCGATAAATATTACTCGTTGTTCTAATAATTATGGTCCTTATCAATTCCCTGAGAAATTAATTCCCTTGATGATCTCAAATGCTTTGGAAGATAAAAAATTACCGGTTTATGGTGACGGTAAAAACATTAGGGATTGGCTGCATGTTTATGATCACTGCCGAGCTATTGATTTGGTGTTGCATGAAGGTAAACTTGGTGAAGTTTATAATATTGGTGGAAATAACGAAAAACAGAACCTTGAAATCGTTAAATTAATATTAAATCAATTAAATAAGGATGAATCTTTAATTAAATTTGTGAAAGATAGGTTGGGTCATGATAGGCGTTATGCAATTGATTCAAATAAAATTCAAGAGGAATTAGGATGGTCTCCTAAATATACATTTGAAATTGGGATTAAAGAAACAATTCAATGGTATCTGGACAATCAAGAATGGACTAGTAAGGTTAAAAGTGGTCAATACAAAGATTATTATAATAAAATGTATTCTGGCAGATAA
- a CDS encoding glycosyltransferase family 2 protein yields the protein MDNINVSVIVPVYNNCEYIESTLSSIINQNFDNFEIIVIDDGSTDNSLEIVKEKLSASDISYLIIHQENAGVSCARNRGIEVACGDYLVFVDADDYISQNHLSELYNGETDFSLIQLVKREGNDLSIPYHFSESSISCNDFIKMELNMEIPFNFCQLMYKTDIVKKNNIKFTPNIIYGEDTEFALKALSFGDRISISNEVTYYYIQHEQSAIRTSEFKRFEIVGIFENLAQYYKNQGKTDLANLIITSRIPKAIFGNMNYFFYNNYDFDDVIAKMHQLNLFTKLSKFEGDFKFKFKIRLFLLNPKIYYKIWRKVKNSID from the coding sequence ATGGACAATATTAATGTAAGTGTCATAGTTCCAGTATATAATAACTGTGAATATATAGAGAGTACACTCAGTTCAATTATTAATCAAAATTTCGATAATTTTGAAATAATTGTTATTGACGATGGATCAACAGATAATAGTTTAGAAATTGTTAAAGAAAAATTATCTGCTTCAGATATTTCTTATCTGATTATTCATCAGGAAAATGCAGGTGTAAGTTGTGCGAGAAATCGTGGAATTGAAGTTGCTTGTGGTGATTATTTAGTTTTTGTTGATGCTGATGATTATATTTCTCAAAATCATTTATCAGAATTGTATAATGGTGAAACTGATTTTAGTTTAATTCAGCTGGTTAAAAGAGAAGGGAATGATTTATCTATCCCTTATCATTTTTCAGAAAGTTCAATTTCATGCAATGATTTTATTAAAATGGAGTTAAATATGGAAATTCCATTTAATTTCTGCCAATTAATGTATAAAACAGACATTGTAAAGAAAAATAATATTAAATTCACTCCTAATATTATTTACGGGGAAGATACAGAATTCGCACTTAAAGCATTGAGTTTTGGTGATAGAATATCTATAAGTAATGAAGTAACTTATTATTATATTCAACACGAGCAATCTGCAATTAGAACATCTGAATTTAAGCGTTTTGAGATTGTAGGTATTTTTGAAAACCTAGCTCAATACTATAAAAATCAGGGAAAAACTGATTTAGCTAATCTGATAATTACTTCTAGAATTCCAAAAGCAATATTTGGAAATATGAATTATTTTTTCTATAATAATTATGATTTTGATGATGTAATTGCTAAAATGCACCAACTAAATTTATTTACCAAATTGTCTAAATTTGAAGGTGATTTTAAATTCAAATTTAAAATAAGATTATTTTTATTAAATCCAAAAATTTATTATAAAATATGGAGAAAAGTTAAAAATTCGATTGATTAA
- a CDS encoding glycosyltransferase family 2 protein — protein MDLSIVILNYQTFELTKNTINSIFEYEYSFDYEILVVDNASGDDSLVRLKEYFGDKVNFIASKENNGFAAGNNQALKIANGKYILLLNSDTIVWEDTLENIYNYMEKHNDVGVSGCRVLLENGELDKACKRSFPNVKNSFFRLFHIPTSSKDNDYNLDNLPDDGIYEIDCLTGAFMFMRADALKDAGLLDETFFMYGEDIDFCFRVKKTGWKITYYGKSKITHLKGASSKKQKSKLIYEFYRAMYIYYKKHHADDSLFLLNWIVYFGIAILCVLKLFLNLFKKKD, from the coding sequence ATGGATCTTTCAATTGTAATTTTAAATTATCAAACCTTTGAGCTAACAAAAAATACTATTAATTCTATATTTGAATATGAATATTCCTTTGACTATGAGATCTTAGTGGTTGATAATGCATCAGGTGATGATAGTTTAGTTCGCTTAAAAGAATATTTCGGTGATAAAGTCAATTTCATCGCATCAAAAGAGAATAATGGTTTTGCAGCCGGTAACAATCAAGCTTTAAAAATTGCAAATGGCAAATATATTCTTCTTTTAAATTCAGACACTATAGTTTGGGAAGATACATTAGAAAATATTTATAACTACATGGAAAAACATAATGATGTTGGTGTCAGTGGTTGCAGGGTTCTTTTAGAAAACGGTGAACTTGATAAGGCTTGTAAAAGGAGTTTTCCTAATGTGAAAAATTCATTTTTTAGATTATTTCATATTCCAACCAGCAGTAAAGATAATGATTATAACTTGGATAATCTTCCAGATGATGGAATTTATGAAATTGATTGTCTTACTGGAGCATTCATGTTCATGCGGGCTGATGCACTAAAAGATGCGGGTCTATTGGATGAAACATTCTTCATGTATGGTGAAGATATTGATTTTTGTTTTAGAGTTAAAAAAACTGGTTGGAAGATTACTTATTATGGTAAGTCAAAAATTACTCACTTAAAAGGAGCTAGTAGTAAAAAACAAAAATCTAAGTTGATTTATGAATTTTATCGTGCAATGTATATTTATTATAAAAAACATCATGCTGATGACTCTTTATTTTTATTAAACTGGATTGTTTATTTTGGAATAGCTATTCTTTGTGTTTTGAAATTATTTTTAAATTTATTTAAAAAGAAAGATTAA
- a CDS encoding glycosyltransferase family 2 protein produces MKVSVVTPNYNGEKFLKTFLKSLNEDSQYIGEVIIVDNGSDDGSLDYLKNNSFSFPLVLIENKENIGFSPAVNQGIKISQNNLIFSINNDTEIKKGSIKSLVDLINSSDDIFSVQAKMLQYNNKNLIDDVGDEYNLLGWTKKIGENHHSNEYNKVKRIFSSCAGAAMYNKSILDEIGLFDDNFFAYMEDVDLAIRSHINGYRNLSCPDAIVYHIGSATSGSRYNEFKVKLAARNNVWVIYKNLPVPLKIVNFIFIFLGFLIKYLFFYKKGFGSTYLSGIREGLSAKSKISKVKFESKNTKNYFKLEFRLIINTIKFLKR; encoded by the coding sequence ATGAAAGTTTCAGTTGTAACACCAAATTATAATGGTGAAAAATTTCTAAAAACATTTTTAAAATCCCTTAATGAAGATAGTCAATATATCGGAGAAGTTATTATTGTGGATAATGGATCTGATGATGGTAGTTTGGACTATCTTAAAAATAATAGCTTTAGTTTCCCTTTAGTATTAATAGAAAATAAGGAAAATATTGGATTTTCTCCAGCTGTTAATCAGGGAATTAAAATATCTCAAAATAATCTTATTTTTTCAATTAATAATGATACTGAAATTAAAAAAGGTTCAATTAAATCATTAGTGGATTTAATTAATTCCAGTGATGATATTTTTTCTGTTCAAGCTAAAATGCTCCAGTATAATAATAAAAATCTAATTGATGATGTTGGAGATGAATATAATTTGCTTGGTTGGACTAAAAAAATAGGTGAAAATCATCACTCTAATGAATATAATAAAGTAAAAAGGATATTTTCTAGTTGTGCAGGAGCGGCGATGTATAATAAGTCCATTTTAGATGAAATTGGACTATTTGATGATAACTTTTTTGCATATATGGAAGATGTGGATTTAGCAATCAGATCCCATATTAATGGTTATAGGAATTTGTCATGTCCTGATGCAATTGTTTATCATATTGGTAGTGCAACATCAGGAAGCAGATATAATGAATTTAAAGTTAAATTAGCTGCACGTAATAATGTATGGGTAATTTATAAAAATTTACCAGTTCCTTTAAAAATTGTAAATTTTATTTTTATATTTTTAGGATTTTTAATTAAATACTTATTTTTTTATAAAAAAGGATTCGGATCCACTTATTTGTCAGGGATTCGTGAAGGATTATCTGCAAAAAGTAAAATTAGCAAAGTTAAATTTGAATCAAAGAATACAAAAAATTATTTTAAATTGGAATTTAGATTAATAATAAATACTATTAAATTTTTAAAAAGATGA